A window of the Methanoculleus horonobensis genome harbors these coding sequences:
- a CDS encoding SET domain-containing protein has translation MIDNSRETGGVFSPPETVYVGSSGCRGRGVFARRDLAAGELIETCPVVVLGGADEQELLDKTHLFDYYFAWGELAAVALGYGSLYNHSYHANADHVCDLLQGAIRISAHRPISKDEEITINYGGPADCPDPVWFDAEE, from the coding sequence ATGATCGACAATTCCAGGGAGACGGGAGGGGTCTTCTCCCCTCCGGAGACCGTATACGTCGGTTCGTCGGGGTGCCGCGGGCGGGGCGTCTTCGCCCGCAGGGATCTTGCGGCCGGCGAGTTGATCGAGACCTGTCCGGTGGTCGTGCTCGGGGGGGCGGACGAGCAGGAACTTCTCGATAAGACGCACCTCTTCGACTACTACTTCGCGTGGGGGGAGCTCGCCGCCGTGGCGCTGGGCTACGGGTCGCTCTACAACCACTCCTACCACGCGAACGCGGATCACGTCTGCGATCTCCTCCAGGGCGCGATCCGCATCTCCGCCCACCGCCCCATCTCGAAGGACGAGGAGATCACCATCAACTACGGCGGGCCGGCGGACTGTCCCGATCCCGTCTGGTTCGATGCGGAGGAGTGA
- a CDS encoding proline iminopeptidase-family hydrolase, translated as MLLIFLTTATALLALCITTDRPAGGSNVTTTRTDGSTREGCIDVTGGRVWFRIVGADRPGTPLLVLHGGPGATHDYLEPLAALAAERPVVFYDQLGCGNSDRPDDPALWTVERYVGEVGEVREALGLSRVHLLGQSWGGGLAAEYVLSAESGGIESLVLSAPLLDADRWVADQRANLAAFPDGTQEDIREAEASGNFDSPEYQDAMAAYYARHVCRMDPWPECLNRTFEKISLPVYLQMWGPSEFTCTGTLREFSVTGRLADVGVPVLFTCGEHDEASPATMAYFRSQVPGSELKVFNGASHEHHLEETDAYLATVREFLSRVDAAR; from the coding sequence ATGTTACTCATCTTTCTCACAACCGCAACAGCGCTGCTCGCGCTCTGCATCACGACGGACCGGCCGGCCGGCGGATCGAACGTCACCACAACCAGAACCGACGGCAGCACCCGCGAGGGCTGCATCGACGTCACCGGCGGCCGGGTCTGGTTCCGGATCGTCGGTGCCGACAGGCCCGGAACGCCCCTCCTCGTCCTCCACGGGGGGCCGGGGGCGACCCACGACTACCTCGAACCGCTCGCGGCGCTCGCAGCCGAGCGGCCGGTCGTCTTCTACGACCAGCTCGGGTGCGGGAACTCCGACCGGCCCGACGACCCCGCCCTCTGGACGGTGGAGCGCTACGTCGGCGAGGTCGGCGAGGTCAGGGAGGCGCTCGGCCTATCACGGGTGCACCTCCTCGGGCAGTCCTGGGGAGGCGGACTCGCAGCCGAATACGTGCTCTCCGCAGAATCCGGCGGTATCGAGAGCCTGGTCCTCTCCGCACCGCTGCTCGACGCCGACCGGTGGGTCGCCGACCAGCGGGCAAATCTTGCCGCGTTTCCCGACGGGACGCAGGAGGATATCCGGGAGGCGGAAGCGAGCGGGAACTTCGACTCGCCGGAGTACCAGGACGCCATGGCGGCGTACTACGCCCGGCATGTCTGCCGGATGGACCCCTGGCCCGAATGCCTGAACCGGACGTTCGAGAAGATCTCCCTGCCGGTCTACCTCCAGATGTGGGGGCCGAGCGAGTTCACCTGCACGGGAACCCTCCGGGAGTTCAGCGTCACCGGCCGGCTCGCCGACGTCGGGGTTCCGGTGCTCTTCACCTGCGGGGAGCACGACGAGGCATCGCCCGCGACCATGGCGTACTTCCGGAGCCAGGTGCCGGGATCGGAACTCAAGGTCTTTAACGGCGCCTCGCACGAGCACCACCTCGAAGAGACCGACGCGTACCTCGCGACCGTGCGTGAATTTTTATCCCGGGTCGATGCGGCACGGTGA
- a CDS encoding ORC1-type DNA replication protein, which produces MKKNLLMWDETLFRDPEVFEIDYVPEQFNHRDAQIRELAFQVKPGLRGARPLNTICRGLPGTGKTTSVKKVFAEIEETTKKLVPVYINCQIDNTKFAIFSQIYRRVTGHPPPPSGTSFKQVFDAIARVLQREEQVLLVALDDANYLLYENEINQVLYPLLRSHEAYPGVRIGVVAIVSDMSVTLQTEVDARVASVFRPTEIYFPPYSEEEVHGILEERVLQGLYPNVIKTEMLDLVVEQTMKSGDLRVGIDLLKRAALNAEREARRSVERDDVCKAYEVSRYLHLAFSLRALKAEEREVLARIADMSAHDDKEMNAGDVYRFVKEQVGGVSYTKFYEIIQKFDSMRLLNLHYRQGRGRTRLISLRYDPGRVLEHLGQEQTI; this is translated from the coding sequence ATGAAGAAGAACCTGCTCATGTGGGACGAGACGCTTTTTCGGGATCCCGAGGTCTTCGAGATCGATTATGTCCCCGAGCAGTTCAACCACCGTGACGCCCAGATCCGGGAACTCGCGTTTCAGGTCAAGCCCGGTCTGCGGGGGGCGAGGCCGCTCAACACCATCTGCCGCGGTCTCCCGGGAACCGGGAAGACGACGAGCGTCAAGAAGGTCTTTGCCGAGATAGAGGAGACCACGAAGAAACTCGTCCCCGTCTACATCAACTGCCAGATCGACAACACCAAGTTCGCGATCTTCTCCCAGATCTACCGCCGCGTCACCGGGCATCCGCCGCCGCCGTCGGGCACGTCGTTCAAGCAGGTCTTCGACGCCATAGCGAGAGTGCTGCAGCGCGAGGAGCAGGTGCTCCTGGTGGCGCTCGACGACGCGAACTACCTCCTCTACGAGAACGAGATCAACCAGGTGCTCTATCCCCTGCTGCGCTCGCACGAGGCCTACCCGGGCGTCCGGATAGGCGTCGTCGCCATCGTCAGCGATATGTCCGTCACCCTGCAGACCGAGGTCGACGCACGGGTGGCGTCGGTCTTCCGCCCCACGGAGATCTACTTCCCTCCCTACTCGGAGGAGGAGGTTCACGGCATCCTCGAGGAGCGCGTCCTGCAGGGCCTCTACCCGAACGTCATCAAGACCGAGATGCTGGATCTGGTGGTGGAGCAGACGATGAAGAGCGGCGACCTCCGCGTCGGCATCGATCTCCTGAAGCGTGCGGCCCTGAACGCCGAGCGGGAGGCCCGCCGGTCGGTCGAGCGGGACGACGTCTGCAAGGCCTACGAGGTCTCCCGGTATCTCCACCTCGCGTTTTCGCTTCGGGCGCTCAAGGCCGAGGAGCGGGAGGTGCTGGCCAGGATCGCGGATATGTCGGCCCACGACGATAAGGAGATGAACGCCGGCGACGTCTACCGGTTCGTGAAAGAACAGGTGGGCGGGGTCAGTTACACCAAGTTCTACGAGATCATCCAGAAGTTCGACTCGATGCGGCTCTTGAACCTCCACTACCGCCAGGGAAGGGGGCGAACGAGGCTGATCAGTCTCCGGTACGATCCCGGGCGCGTGCTGGAGCACCTGGGGCAGGAGCAGACGATTTGA
- a CDS encoding PGF-CTERM sorting domain-containing protein, which produces MLPGFGALIALIGLSCAAVLLIRKRV; this is translated from the coding sequence ATGTTACCCGGATTTGGCGCATTGATCGCACTTATCGGATTGAGTTGTGCAGCCGTATTGTTAATACGGAAGAGAGTATGA
- a CDS encoding DUF7557 family protein has translation MATTIQLQPETKSRLDTLKVHPRESYDETLNRIMDVLIDPEPLSEETLQRIEESVADMRAGRGRPFEEYVQERGL, from the coding sequence ATGGCGACCACGATCCAACTCCAACCAGAGACCAAGTCCCGCCTGGATACCTTGAAAGTGCATCCCCGGGAGAGTTATGACGAGACGCTCAACCGGATTATGGACGTATTGATCGATCCGGAGCCGCTCTCCGAAGAGACGTTGCAGCGGATCGAAGAAAGCGTCGCAGACATGCGGGCCGGCCGGGGTCGCCCCTTTGAAGAGTATGTTCAGGAACGGGGCCTCTGA
- a CDS encoding TOBE domain-containing protein, with translation MKLSARNQLPGKVKAIDEGVVTAEVVVALDGGGELVAVITKKSVESLGLAVGKKVYAVVKSTEVMVAID, from the coding sequence ATGAAGTTAAGTGCAAGAAACCAGCTTCCCGGAAAAGTAAAGGCCATCGATGAGGGCGTCGTCACCGCCGAGGTCGTCGTCGCGCTGGACGGCGGCGGCGAACTCGTCGCGGTCATCACGAAGAAGTCCGTCGAGAGCCTCGGGCTTGCCGTCGGCAAGAAGGTCTACGCCGTGGTCAAGTCGACCGAGGTCATGGTCGCCATCGACTGA
- a CDS encoding ATP-binding protein — MDDLYSLLARFEGRQIDFKEDVSASLYRLLSAFANTAGGAAVIGIRDHDHAVIGLDLRNNAVKKLADSITTRLGVHPVIDIHEIEGKSIVIVTVERSRVPVAFDGRYYTRVGDTTREMLPDELREYFQQSIEWDSVTGPYSFDEIDEETVRRFLARANATGRLTSVDPAESVETVLSRLGLARDGGISNGAIALFGKNPQRYFLNCILRIGRFKRADIIIGDHEIGGNLFQQFEEGERIIKQYLGVRYDISEEAMRESFQRREIWDYPLLAIREALLNALIHRDYFNNTIQTQVKIFDDHIRFHNPGHLPEGVTVEMIIQEHYSFHRNPKVADIFYRAGLVERYGSGVERIITAFRDAGMPVPAFASTSLGFTLTMRMDTLSASYLQKMELSERQILAVERIKAEGSITSGVYQSLTGVSAPTAFRDLKGLVDRGILEQVGTSRRNTRYILRERPR; from the coding sequence GTGGATGACCTATACTCCCTGCTCGCCCGCTTTGAAGGGCGGCAGATCGACTTCAAGGAAGATGTGAGCGCAAGCCTTTACCGGCTCCTGTCCGCCTTCGCCAACACCGCCGGTGGTGCCGCCGTCATCGGAATCCGGGACCATGACCATGCCGTCATCGGGCTCGACCTGAGGAATAACGCTGTTAAGAAACTCGCGGACAGCATAACCACCCGGCTCGGCGTTCATCCGGTCATCGATATCCATGAGATCGAGGGGAAGTCCATCGTCATCGTCACTGTCGAGCGGAGCCGCGTTCCGGTCGCCTTTGACGGGCGGTACTACACCCGTGTCGGCGATACAACCCGCGAGATGCTCCCCGACGAGCTCAGGGAGTACTTCCAGCAGAGCATTGAGTGGGACAGCGTCACCGGGCCGTACTCGTTCGATGAGATCGACGAAGAGACGGTGCGGCGTTTCCTTGCACGGGCAAATGCGACGGGCCGACTCACTTCTGTCGATCCGGCCGAATCAGTAGAGACAGTGCTCTCTCGACTCGGGCTTGCCAGGGACGGAGGGATCAGCAACGGCGCCATCGCCCTCTTCGGCAAGAACCCGCAGCGGTATTTCTTGAACTGCATCCTCCGGATCGGGCGGTTCAAGCGGGCGGATATCATCATCGGCGACCACGAGATCGGGGGCAATCTCTTCCAGCAGTTCGAGGAGGGCGAGCGGATTATCAAGCAGTATCTCGGCGTCAGGTACGACATCTCAGAGGAGGCGATGCGAGAGTCCTTCCAGAGGAGAGAGATCTGGGACTACCCACTTTTGGCGATCCGGGAGGCGCTTCTCAACGCGCTTATCCACCGCGATTACTTCAACAACACGATCCAGACGCAGGTCAAGATCTTTGACGACCATATCCGCTTTCACAATCCGGGCCATCTTCCCGAAGGTGTCACCGTTGAGATGATCATACAGGAGCACTACTCCTTTCACCGCAACCCGAAGGTTGCTGATATCTTCTACCGTGCCGGGCTTGTCGAACGCTACGGGTCAGGGGTTGAGCGGATCATCACGGCCTTCCGCGATGCCGGTATGCCGGTTCCCGCCTTCGCGAGCACCTCGCTCGGGTTCACCCTGACGATGCGGATGGATACGCTGAGCGCGAGTTATCTTCAGAAGATGGAACTGAGTGAACGGCAGATCCTTGCGGTGGAGCGGATCAAGGCCGAGGGGAGTATCACGAGCGGTGTCTATCAATCACTCACCGGCGTCTCGGCACCGACGGCTTTCAGGGATCTCAAGGGCCTGGTTGACCGTGGTATCCTGGAGCAGGTGGGCACGTCGAGGAGGAATACACGATATATCCTGCGGGAGAGGCCACGATGA
- a CDS encoding glycosyl hydrolase family 28-related protein, which produces MTTRLRQKASDSPRPRPPTADLPVVLLVGIVLGLLLVQGVAAAPAAPIVVAASDSSAAADAHYVCDGLNDQVEIQTALAALPDGGTILLSDGTFNCSGSLVLLAGTTLLGQGPENTSLEFSGNGLLNVSEEGVTLDGFHVTGSNYVNASTNTTLDLTRWLGVITVYASRTKIHNVTGTADASIQAVFLLLHNPNVYAPVLEDVEFADCSAAETGTYGFLHNAWGSENTTIKNIRYENCTAINCGSAGAFNQWVTGFNFAELNDIEGLRVTDCLAEGNLESGFHFEWDPEKRDCLFTNCVSRNNGQKPYPDDYLVGDPDFFGAGFYLPGGEVALVNCRAEGNGAFGFFVINPEGMLLYNCTENETGRNSASGGSVGPISYCILQSLPVSKNPSIVMDHCRSLDSYGWGLFVCGTENALIRNFTMTNPAGIDGIGAMLGCPSHELPINSTIDAGISDSAIDLAASGDRPQTLVSIVNNRNVVYSGRIVSDALLPVAVEWTLEGGADLTDLEVLPAGGAA; this is translated from the coding sequence ATGACTACCCGCCTGCGTCAAAAAGCTTCAGACTCACCCCGGCCACGCCCACCCACCGCGGACCTGCCGGTCGTTCTCCTGGTCGGCATAGTTCTTGGCCTTCTGCTCGTCCAGGGTGTCGCCGCCGCACCCGCGGCGCCGATCGTTGTGGCGGCGAGCGACAGCAGCGCCGCAGCGGATGCGCACTACGTCTGCGACGGCCTCAACGACCAGGTGGAGATCCAGACGGCGCTCGCCGCACTCCCCGACGGGGGCACGATTCTCCTCTCGGACGGCACGTTCAACTGTTCGGGCAGCCTCGTCCTCCTCGCCGGAACGACGCTTCTCGGGCAGGGGCCGGAGAATACGTCCCTCGAGTTCAGCGGAAACGGCCTCCTCAACGTCTCGGAGGAGGGCGTCACCCTGGATGGATTTCACGTCACGGGCTCGAACTACGTGAATGCAAGTACGAACACGACCCTCGATCTCACCCGGTGGCTCGGGGTGATCACCGTCTACGCGAGCCGCACGAAGATTCACAACGTCACGGGCACGGCGGACGCGAGCATCCAGGCGGTCTTCCTCCTGCTGCACAACCCGAACGTCTATGCACCCGTCCTCGAAGACGTCGAGTTCGCCGACTGCAGCGCCGCGGAGACCGGAACCTACGGGTTCCTCCATAACGCCTGGGGATCGGAGAACACGACGATCAAAAACATCCGCTACGAGAACTGCACCGCCATCAACTGCGGGAGCGCCGGTGCGTTCAACCAGTGGGTGACCGGGTTCAACTTTGCGGAGTTAAACGACATCGAGGGCCTCCGGGTGACGGACTGCCTTGCGGAGGGGAACCTGGAGTCCGGGTTCCACTTCGAGTGGGACCCGGAGAAGCGGGACTGTCTCTTCACGAACTGTGTCAGCAGAAACAACGGCCAAAAACCCTATCCCGATGACTACCTGGTAGGCGACCCCGACTTCTTCGGCGCCGGCTTCTACCTCCCGGGGGGGGAGGTGGCGCTGGTGAACTGCCGGGCAGAGGGGAACGGTGCGTTCGGGTTCTTCGTCATCAACCCGGAAGGCATGCTCCTCTACAACTGCACCGAGAACGAGACCGGCCGTAACTCGGCCTCTGGCGGCTCCGTAGGACCCATCTCCTACTGCATCCTCCAGTCCCTGCCTGTCTCGAAGAACCCGTCCATCGTGATGGATCACTGCCGGAGCCTCGACTCCTACGGTTGGGGCCTCTTTGTCTGCGGCACGGAGAACGCGCTCATCAGGAACTTCACCATGACCAACCCGGCGGGCATCGATGGGATCGGGGCGATGCTCGGGTGCCCGTCCCATGAACTCCCGATAAACTCGACGATCGATGCGGGCATCTCCGACTCGGCCATCGATCTCGCCGCATCGGGAGATCGGCCGCAGACACTGGTCTCCATCGTCAACAACAGAAACGTCGTCTACTCCGGGAGGATCGTCTCCGATGCCCTCCTCCCGGTGGCGGTCGAATGGACGCTGGAAGGGGGTGCGGACCTGACCGACCTCGAGGTGCTGCCGGCCGGCGGTGCGGCATAA
- a CDS encoding CARDB domain-containing protein, with protein sequence MRDRRTTKLLIAVFLIVGLVPIVGALEATPTTIVAASDSSAADKAAAAYVCDGVNDHVEIQAALNALPSSGGIVLLSSGTYNCAGIISPKAGSTLKGEGESETKLVFTRDGRINVDREYITLDGFHIKGTGYSSGVKWLGVMNVRASHAKIHNITGTADASIQAVYLLIHDPTVYAPTLEDVEFINCKAVDTGTYGFLHNAWGSTNKVIKNVRYDNCAAINCGKFGVFNPWITGFDFAELNDMDGLRVTNCLAEGNLESGFHFEFDPKVTNAVLENCVSRNNGQKAFPTKAYNVNDMSTHYFGCGYYAPNCDVTFINCVAEGNSMNGFYTTNGGKLYNCVEKDTGAGRTDFSYRVPAGYYSIPTRSVNPSTVMENCTSINSRAFGLQVDLANNVKIRNFHLVDPIGYKGKGSSLGGTNGQFDNSEVSIYASGNRVETLVWAKENVNTVFSGQIVSDAAKPFVIEGYRTKNVLVKDMEIVSKTLPAGSSGVTVVSTVPAGQATLQNVKVTSTGSPAPTPTVPGTNPTPTTPAPSGKPDLVVTDISWTPANPATGDAVTFKATIKNQGDAPTPAGVTHGIIVTFDDGAAGPGVWSDTYTRSIAPGQWVTLTANGGSAGATWKAVEGTHTVKAHVDDVNRIAESNDANNVRTEQVAVSKAASGSTPTPTPTTTPAPTGKPDLVVTDISWKPANPANGDPVTLSATIKNQGTAPTPAGTKHGVLFTFDDGAAGSGVWSDSHATAIAPGASITLTANGGSAGATWKAVEGKHTVKAHVDDVNRIAESAENNNIMSKEIVVGSLPAPARGDLNGDGSVDWADVTIAAGMAQKTAPSDPAADVNGDGTVDWKDVALIADFFFGRTSSL encoded by the coding sequence ATGCGAGATAGACGGACAACGAAGCTTCTCATCGCAGTGTTCCTGATCGTCGGGCTCGTCCCGATTGTCGGAGCACTCGAAGCGACTCCCACCACGATTGTCGCGGCAAGCGACAGCAGCGCGGCCGATAAAGCGGCGGCTGCCTATGTCTGTGATGGGGTCAACGATCACGTGGAGATCCAGGCGGCGCTGAATGCCCTGCCGTCATCCGGCGGTATTGTCCTCCTCTCCAGTGGTACATACAACTGCGCAGGGATCATTTCTCCTAAAGCAGGCTCCACCCTCAAGGGGGAAGGTGAATCGGAGACGAAACTTGTCTTCACCCGTGACGGGCGGATCAACGTCGACCGCGAGTACATCACGCTGGACGGGTTCCACATCAAGGGAACCGGTTACAGCAGCGGTGTCAAGTGGCTCGGCGTGATGAACGTCCGTGCAAGCCACGCGAAGATCCACAACATCACGGGAACCGCTGATGCCAGCATCCAGGCGGTCTACCTCCTGATTCATGATCCTACCGTATATGCCCCGACACTCGAGGACGTCGAGTTCATCAACTGCAAGGCCGTGGACACCGGCACCTACGGGTTCCTCCACAACGCCTGGGGATCGACGAACAAGGTGATCAAGAACGTCCGCTACGACAACTGTGCTGCGATCAACTGCGGCAAGTTCGGCGTGTTCAACCCCTGGATCACCGGGTTCGACTTTGCGGAATTGAACGACATGGACGGCCTTCGGGTGACGAACTGTCTTGCGGAAGGCAACCTGGAGTCCGGGTTCCACTTCGAGTTCGACCCCAAGGTGACGAACGCCGTTCTCGAGAACTGCGTGAGCAGGAACAACGGCCAGAAAGCCTTCCCGACGAAGGCCTACAACGTAAACGACATGTCGACGCACTACTTCGGGTGCGGCTACTACGCCCCGAACTGTGACGTGACGTTCATCAACTGCGTTGCAGAGGGCAACTCCATGAACGGGTTCTACACGACGAACGGTGGTAAACTCTACAACTGCGTCGAGAAGGACACCGGTGCCGGGAGAACCGACTTCTCCTACCGTGTGCCCGCCGGGTACTACAGTATCCCGACCCGTTCGGTCAACCCCTCTACCGTGATGGAGAACTGCACGAGCATCAACTCGCGCGCGTTCGGTCTCCAGGTCGACCTCGCGAACAACGTGAAGATCCGGAACTTCCACCTGGTTGACCCGATCGGGTACAAGGGTAAGGGTTCCAGCCTCGGCGGCACGAACGGCCAGTTCGACAACTCCGAGGTGAGCATCTATGCGTCCGGCAACCGCGTTGAGACGCTCGTCTGGGCGAAGGAGAACGTCAACACCGTCTTCTCCGGCCAGATCGTCTCCGATGCGGCAAAACCGTTCGTGATTGAAGGCTACAGAACCAAGAACGTCCTTGTGAAGGACATGGAGATCGTCTCCAAGACCCTCCCCGCCGGTTCCTCCGGCGTGACCGTCGTGAGCACGGTTCCGGCAGGTCAGGCGACCCTCCAGAACGTGAAGGTGACGTCCACCGGCTCGCCGGCACCGACCCCGACCGTTCCGGGTACCAACCCGACCCCCACCACCCCGGCTCCCTCCGGGAAGCCGGACCTCGTGGTGACCGACATCTCCTGGACGCCGGCGAACCCGGCAACCGGTGATGCGGTGACGTTCAAGGCAACGATCAAGAACCAGGGCGACGCCCCGACGCCTGCGGGCGTGACGCACGGTATCATCGTCACGTTCGATGACGGTGCTGCCGGGCCGGGTGTCTGGTCAGATACCTACACCAGATCGATCGCTCCGGGTCAGTGGGTCACCCTGACCGCGAACGGCGGATCGGCCGGTGCAACCTGGAAGGCCGTCGAAGGCACGCACACCGTGAAGGCGCACGTCGACGACGTCAACCGGATTGCTGAGAGCAACGATGCGAACAACGTTCGCACCGAACAGGTCGCGGTCTCGAAGGCCGCGTCGGGGTCTACCCCGACCCCCACCCCCACCACCACGCCGGCCCCCACCGGGAAGCCGGACCTTGTGGTGACCGACATCTCCTGGAAGCCGGCGAACCCCGCCAACGGAGATCCGGTGACCCTCTCGGCTACGATCAAAAACCAGGGTACCGCTCCCACGCCTGCGGGCACGAAGCACGGCGTCCTCTTCACCTTTGACGACGGTGCCGCGGGATCCGGGGTCTGGTCGGACAGTCACGCGACGGCCATCGCTCCCGGTGCGTCAATCACCCTGACCGCGAACGGCGGATCGGCCGGTGCGACCTGGAAGGCAGTCGAAGGTAAGCACACCGTGAAGGCGCACGTCGACGATGTCAACCGGATCGCCGAGAGCGCTGAGAACAACAACATCATGAGCAAAGAGATCGTCGTTGGAAGCCTGCCGGCTCCCGCCAGGGGCGACCTTAACGGAGATGGCAGCGTCGACTGGGCCGATGTAACGATCGCCGCCGGAATGGCGCAGAAGACCGCTCCGTCCGACCCCGCTGCCGACGTTAATGGAGACGGCACTGTGGACTGGAAGGACGTTGCCCTGATCGCCGACTTCTTCTTCGGCAGAACCTCTTCTCTCTAA
- a CDS encoding type II toxin-antitoxin system RelE family toxin: MIWRLILMPVAERVLNKIPDPDARRIKEELYALADEPYPRFHVKKLKGHENSPLYSLRVGQYRIILVIEDNVVVITVIEIGNRSNIYRKY, encoded by the coding sequence ATGATCTGGCGGCTCATCCTCATGCCGGTTGCCGAGCGGGTTCTCAATAAAATCCCGGATCCTGATGCCAGACGGATTAAGGAAGAACTCTATGCTCTGGCAGATGAGCCGTACCCCCGATTTCACGTTAAGAAACTGAAGGGACACGAGAACAGTCCGCTATACTCTCTTCGTGTAGGACAGTACCGGATCATTCTTGTGATCGAGGACAATGTGGTGGTCATCACCGTGATTGAGATTGGAAATCGGAGCAATATCTATCGGAAATATTGA
- the mch gene encoding methenyltetrahydromethanopterin cyclohydrolase, with protein sequence MLSVNELALDIFEELFEYAEELHAVPHELDNGARIVDCGVSTSGGYQTGKQFTEICMGGLGQVDISMGKIRDFPIPFIEVSTDFPSIACLGAQKAGWTINVNKYFAMGSGPARALSLKPKHTYEVIEYEDEFDYAVICLESDHLPNAAVMENIAEACNVDVANTCAVVAPTASLVGSIQVAGRCVETAIYKLNELGFDTKKITAGIGHAPIAPVKKDGTKAMGSTNDATIYHGSIMLTMNAPEIKDYLDKIPSNKSKGYGKPFYDIFKEANFDFYQIDTSLFSPAEVVINELSEGKVYHVGAVNPEVTLKSFGFI encoded by the coding sequence ATGCTCAGCGTGAACGAACTGGCACTGGATATTTTTGAGGAACTCTTCGAATATGCCGAGGAGTTACATGCCGTCCCGCACGAGCTCGACAACGGCGCACGCATCGTAGACTGCGGCGTCAGCACTTCCGGCGGGTACCAGACTGGCAAGCAGTTCACCGAGATCTGCATGGGCGGGCTCGGCCAGGTCGACATCTCCATGGGCAAGATCCGGGACTTCCCGATCCCGTTCATCGAGGTCAGCACCGACTTTCCGTCGATTGCGTGCCTCGGCGCCCAGAAGGCGGGCTGGACGATCAACGTCAACAAGTACTTCGCGATGGGTAGCGGCCCCGCACGGGCGCTCTCCCTGAAACCCAAGCACACCTACGAGGTCATCGAGTACGAGGACGAGTTCGATTACGCGGTCATCTGCCTCGAGAGCGACCACCTCCCGAACGCCGCGGTGATGGAGAACATCGCCGAGGCCTGCAACGTGGACGTGGCGAACACCTGCGCGGTCGTCGCCCCGACGGCCTCTCTGGTCGGCTCGATCCAGGTCGCCGGCCGCTGTGTCGAGACGGCGATCTACAAGCTGAACGAGCTCGGCTTCGATACCAAGAAGATCACCGCCGGTATCGGCCACGCCCCGATCGCGCCCGTCAAGAAGGACGGCACGAAGGCGATGGGCAGCACCAACGACGCGACGATCTACCACGGCAGCATCATGCTGACGATGAACGCGCCGGAGATCAAGGACTACCTGGACAAGATCCCGAGCAACAAGTCCAAGGGATACGGGAAGCCGTTCTACGATATCTTCAAGGAAGCCAACTTCGACTTCTACCAGATCGACACCTCGCTCTTCTCCCCGGCCGAGGTCGTCATCAACGAGCTCTCCGAGGGCAAGGTCTACCACGTGGGCGCCGTCAACCCCGAAGTGACGCTGAAGTCCTTCGGGTTCATCTGA